One window of Trichoderma breve strain T069 chromosome 3, whole genome shotgun sequence genomic DNA carries:
- a CDS encoding RNA polymerase I specific transcription initiation factor RRN3 domain-containing protein, protein MRPFISAPRSLPGTLPRSTPPVKSILKPASALGRRKDQHDTPSEGSEAQEASSKRRKVFFDDIKNVTYEVGRRTMDEVKLEVRMALEAHLRGDDGQYDGLKEMFANDKKRYLPPVVGEEDDTLKPHELQVYLMALTGCIPILKSKDCNGLVKVILNCSWLGRDAAFVKVFTHFLAALVSAQGSYLNQVLTMIVDKFHDTRPSSWRVPDFPEISRDTMRERLHSTLQYLLKMFPSAVGVLENLLRSKFPFLDDSMRVHMAYIHNLLQVKEYVPDLQDDIFDMILDRVVKIDSQMQLDLEDTDDDITAAVMYALRENPQEETGSWEDEADDDSDTESVDSDDVDYDQEAVRIKTLKDSVEKMDSMLDTLFAVYTPHFTNPGSDKAFDMFVTILREFDQMVLPTYKSRHTQFLIFHFAQQHERLTDAFCGQLIASAFQSNTPNILKQAAAAYLASFVARGALVPRSLVRTIFMLLIHHLDQYRRKYEPLCRGPDLKRFHPYYSLLQATLYIFCFRWQDLIVSAPEFVDPEDPASYIGQDLEWIGTMRKDLSTHIFGKLNPLKVCAPVIVDEFAKLAHRLNFMYAYPLIESNKRIRLTQFLSSTYSTGGALRDSGFDTQEESFHQLDPYFPFDPYQLPVSKRWLVNDYVHWKAIPGLNAEDDEEDSDEFDDDEDDEELNEGTATDSDGGESE, encoded by the coding sequence ATGCGACCCTTCATTTCAGCCCCAAGAAGCCTCCCCGGTACTTTGCCTAGGAGCACTCCTCCGGTCAAATCCATACTCAAGCCTGCCTCAGCTCTTGGCCGCAGGAAGGACCAGCACGATACGCCCAGCGAGGGCTCAGAGGCCCAGGAGGCTTCCAGCAAGCGCCGCAAGGTGTTCTTCGACGATATAAAGAATGTGACGTACGAGGTCGGCCGGCGAACAATGGATGAAGTCAAGTTAGAAGTGCGCATGGCGCTCGAGGCACACCTCCGGGGAGACGACGGCCAGTACGACGGCCTGAAAGAGATGTTCGCCAACGATAAGAAGAGATACCTACCGCCGGtggtgggagaagaggaCGATACGTTGAAGCCTCACGAGCTGCAAGTTTACCTGATGGCTCTGACCGGATGCATCCCCATTCTGAAGAGCAAGGACTGCAATGGCCTGGTCAAGGTCATTCTCAACTGCTCTTGGCTGGGGCGAGATGCCGCCTTTGTCAAAGTGTTTACGCACTTCCTAGCCGCATTGGTCAGCGCTCAGGGATCGTACCTCAACCAAGTCTTGACCATGATCGTGGACAAGTTCCACGACACTCGCCCATCCTCATGGCGAGTCCCCGATTTCCCCGAGATCAGCCGCGACACGATGCGAGAGAGGCTGCATTCGACCTTACAATACCTTCTCAAGATGTTCCCATCCGCCGTAGGAGTCTTAGAAAACCTGCTGAGAAGCAAGTTCCCGTTCCTCGACGATTCGATGAGGGTCCACATGGCCTATATCCACAACCTTCTCCAGGTCAAAGAATACGTGCCTGACTTGCAGGATGACATTTTCGACATGATACTAGATCGCGTTGTTAAAATTGACTCACAGATGCAGTTAGATCTGGAAGACACGGATGATGACATCACTGCCGCCGTCATGTACGCGCTGCGCGAGAACCCTCAAGAAGAGACAGGCAGCTgggaagacgaggcagatgatgacagcGATACCGAATCCGTCGATAGCGACGACGTAGACTATGACCAAGAGGCCGTCCGAATCAAGACTCTCAAAGACAGcgtggagaagatggactcGATGCTTGATACCCTGTTCGCCGTCTACACGCCACACTTTACAAACCCTGGGTCGGACAAGGCGTTTGACATGTTCGTCACCATCCTGCGCGAGTTTGACCAAATGGTCCTGCCGACGTACAAATCGCGGCACACGCAATTCCTCATCTTTCATTTTGCACAGCAGCACGAGCGGCTTACGGACGCGTTTTGCGGTCAGCTTATTGCTAGCGCCTTCCAGAGCAACACGCCGAATATTTTGAAGcaggctgctgccgcctACCTGGCAAGCTTTGTCGCCCGAGGGGCACTCGTGCCGCGCAGCCTGGTGCGCACTATCTTTATGCTCTTGATCCATCATTTGGACCAGTACCGCAGGAAATACGAGCCCCTTTGCCGCGGTCCGGACCTCAAGCGCTTCCACCCTTACTACAGCCTTCTACAAGCCACCCTCTACATTTTTTGCTTCCGCTGGCAAGACTTGATTGTGTCTGCTCCCGAATTTGTCGACCCCGAAGACCCAGCATCTTATATTGGCCAGGATCTCGAGTGGATTGGCACGATGAGAAAAGATCTTTCAACTCACATCTTTGGCAAGCTCAACCCACTCAAGGTGTGCGCGCCCGTCATTGTCGACGAGTTTGCCAAGCTGGCGCATCGACTCAACTTCATGTACGCATATCCGTTGATCGAAAGCAACAAACGCATCCGGTTGACGCAGTTCTTGTCGTCAACTTACTCTACCGGAGGCGCCCTCAGAGATTCTGGGTTCGATACTCAAGAGGAGAGCTTTCACCAGCTGGACCCGTATTTCCCGTTTGACCCATACCAGCTGCCAGTGAGCAAACGGTGGCTAGTGAACGACTATGTGCATTGGAAAGCAATCCCAGGCTTGAATgcagaagacgatgaagaagacagtgACGAatttgacgacgacgaggatgacgaagagctTAACGAAGGCACCGCAACCGATAGCGACGGCGGGGAGTCTGAGTAA